In Nitrospira sp., the following proteins share a genomic window:
- the miaB gene encoding tRNA (N6-isopentenyl adenosine(37)-C2)-methylthiotransferase MiaB, which produces MTNKTTPHLVHIETFGCQMNESDSELVRSLLKQDGFAFTEDRERADVMLINTCAIRENAHNKVYGHLGELQAVKKERPLVVGVLGCMAQSLKDELTKKVPLIDVLAGPDAYRQLPMLITNALQTQEQGFAKKAFALDLSEYETYEGVLPDREGGVNAWITVMRGCDNFCSFCVVPYTRGRERSRNPQSVLAEAQQAASLGYKQITLLGQNVNSYRSGDWDFAKLISAVADTAGIERVRFTSPHPKDYPRSLLDAIASHPKICKHIHLPLQSGSDRILDLMGREYTAAEYSGLVNQIKGMIPDIVLTTDIICGFSTETEQDFESTCRLVEQTRFHSAFVFAYSERKNTIAARKFQDDIPEAVKGDRVKRLVELQREIGGARNREYVGQTLSVLVEREATRSPDRWMGKTDGNIAVIWDKAREPLQPGRLTHRRITDSSVAALFAE; this is translated from the coding sequence ATGACGAACAAGACCACACCGCATCTTGTCCATATTGAAACGTTCGGCTGTCAGATGAATGAATCTGACAGTGAGCTCGTCCGCTCATTACTCAAACAGGACGGGTTCGCCTTCACCGAAGACCGTGAGCGGGCCGATGTGATGCTGATAAATACCTGTGCCATCCGGGAAAACGCGCACAATAAGGTCTACGGCCACCTCGGAGAATTGCAGGCGGTCAAGAAAGAACGCCCGCTCGTTGTTGGCGTGTTGGGTTGCATGGCGCAAAGCCTCAAAGATGAGTTGACGAAAAAAGTGCCGCTGATCGACGTACTCGCCGGTCCCGACGCTTATCGCCAGCTCCCCATGTTGATTACGAATGCGTTGCAGACGCAGGAACAGGGTTTTGCGAAGAAAGCTTTTGCTCTGGACCTCTCCGAGTATGAAACCTATGAAGGTGTGCTGCCGGATCGCGAAGGCGGGGTCAATGCCTGGATCACCGTCATGCGCGGCTGCGACAATTTCTGCAGTTTTTGCGTCGTCCCGTACACCCGCGGACGTGAGCGTTCACGCAATCCCCAGAGCGTCCTGGCCGAAGCGCAGCAAGCCGCGTCCCTCGGATACAAACAAATTACGCTGCTCGGGCAGAATGTGAACTCCTATCGTTCCGGCGATTGGGACTTTGCCAAACTCATCTCAGCCGTAGCCGACACCGCCGGGATCGAACGGGTCCGCTTTACCTCGCCGCACCCCAAGGACTACCCGCGTTCGCTGCTCGACGCCATCGCTTCACACCCAAAGATCTGCAAGCACATTCATCTGCCGCTCCAATCCGGAAGCGATCGCATTCTCGACCTGATGGGACGCGAGTACACCGCCGCCGAATACTCCGGGCTGGTTAACCAGATCAAGGGAATGATACCGGACATCGTCCTGACCACCGACATCATCTGTGGGTTTAGTACAGAAACCGAGCAAGACTTCGAGAGCACATGTCGTCTCGTCGAGCAAACCCGGTTCCATTCAGCCTTCGTCTTTGCCTACTCCGAACGGAAGAACACCATCGCCGCCAGAAAATTTCAGGACGACATACCGGAAGCGGTGAAGGGCGACCGCGTGAAGCGGCTTGTGGAGCTTCAGCGCGAGATCGGCGGGGCAAGAAATCGTGAATATGTTGGCCAAACTCTCTCAGTGCTCGTCGAACGGGAAGCCACCCGTTCGCCGGACCGCTGGATGGGCAAAACCGACGGAAACATCGCGGTCATCTGGGATAAAGCCCGTGAACCGCTGCAGCCTGGCAGATTAACGCATCGTCGGATCACCGACTCATCGGTGGCCGCGCTGTTCGCCGAGTAA
- a CDS encoding ribonuclease H-like domain-containing protein: MKVVLDIETVQAPRAEWAHLVGKEHPPEDALARPGGLDLFEAGAAEEARHAEDEQYAKSAFDGTFSKIVCIGLLEFSDQMEARSAVAWYGSNEKELLRQFWARIAQDRPTLFITHNGLGFDLPFIRKRSIIHQVKPSYDINLAKFRAEPVYDTMAIWSNWDTRGWVKLDVLARALNVETKSGSGSQVAEMWEKGQGQELARYCLQDTYVTYACFCRMNFRQPLSSDVVLLQPELLELL, from the coding sequence ATGAAAGTCGTATTGGATATTGAGACGGTTCAAGCGCCGCGTGCGGAATGGGCACACCTTGTCGGAAAAGAGCACCCGCCGGAGGACGCTTTGGCCAGGCCCGGAGGACTGGACCTCTTTGAAGCCGGTGCCGCTGAGGAAGCGCGCCATGCTGAAGATGAGCAGTACGCCAAATCGGCGTTCGATGGGACGTTCAGCAAGATTGTCTGCATCGGCCTGCTCGAATTCTCCGATCAGATGGAAGCCCGTAGCGCGGTGGCCTGGTATGGGAGCAATGAGAAGGAACTACTCCGTCAGTTCTGGGCCAGGATTGCGCAAGACCGGCCCACCTTGTTCATTACGCATAACGGCCTGGGATTCGATCTCCCGTTTATTAGAAAACGATCGATTATCCACCAGGTCAAACCGAGTTACGACATCAATCTGGCGAAGTTTCGAGCCGAACCGGTTTATGACACGATGGCGATCTGGAGCAATTGGGATACGCGGGGGTGGGTCAAGCTGGATGTGCTGGCACGCGCGCTCAATGTGGAAACCAAGTCGGGGAGCGGATCGCAGGTGGCAGAGATGTGGGAGAAGGGCCAGGGACAGGAGCTGGCTCGGTATTGCCTACAAGATACGTATGTTACGTATGCCTGTTTTTGCCGAATGAATTTCCGGCAGCCCCTGTCCAGTGACGTTGTCTTGCTCCAGCCGGAGTTGCTGGAGCTTTTGTAG
- a CDS encoding (deoxy)nucleoside triphosphate pyrophosphohydrolase, whose protein sequence is MTIIEVAAGLIQRDGRYLIARRKAGVHLAGYWEFPGGKREDGESLEECLRRELREELNVLVGIPLPYRIVRHEYPEKIVELHFFRCAIESGEAEALDCAELRWVLPEEFNQFTFPPADGVILESLQRDRVMESQ, encoded by the coding sequence ATGACAATCATCGAAGTTGCCGCCGGTTTGATTCAGCGCGACGGGCGGTACCTGATTGCCCGGCGAAAGGCCGGAGTGCATCTCGCCGGCTATTGGGAATTCCCCGGGGGAAAGCGTGAGGATGGAGAATCGCTGGAGGAATGCCTACGGCGAGAACTGCGCGAAGAGTTAAACGTGCTGGTCGGCATTCCTCTGCCGTATCGAATAGTGCGGCATGAGTATCCGGAGAAGATCGTGGAGCTACATTTCTTTCGTTGCGCCATTGAAAGCGGCGAAGCTGAGGCGTTGGATTGCGCAGAGCTGCGGTGGGTGTTGCCGGAAGAATTCAATCAGTTCACTTTTCCACCTGCTGACGGAGTGATTCTCGAGTCTCTGCAGCGTGATAGGGTCATGGAGTCGCAATGA
- a CDS encoding A/G-specific adenine glycosylase encodes MRSPSSNPPRRKTRSNPKNPALTPSLKRRFQQRLLKWYGEHGRDLPWRKTSDPYHILVSEVMLQQTQVDRVIPKYHEFLDRYPSFEHLAEAPVADVKKTWYPLGYNIRPERLHSIACETVERYGGQLPNDAEELLSFKGIGRYTAGAIRSFAFNEDAPILDTNVIRVLHRVFIAEGDPKTQKAQLWELSEALIPRGKGYDFNQAIMDFGAMVCTARDPYCLLCPMKSICKTYPFDGSSTRK; translated from the coding sequence ATGCGATCTCCCTCATCCAACCCGCCGCGGCGGAAGACCAGGTCCAATCCTAAGAATCCCGCGCTCACGCCATCCCTGAAGCGCCGGTTCCAGCAGCGTTTGCTTAAGTGGTACGGCGAACACGGGCGCGATCTGCCCTGGCGCAAGACATCCGATCCGTACCATATCCTCGTGTCGGAAGTGATGCTGCAGCAGACGCAGGTCGACCGGGTAATTCCCAAATACCATGAGTTTCTGGATCGCTATCCGAGTTTTGAGCATTTGGCGGAGGCGCCCGTTGCCGATGTGAAGAAGACCTGGTATCCGCTCGGCTATAACATCCGCCCGGAGCGGCTCCACAGCATCGCGTGTGAAACGGTGGAGCGATACGGCGGGCAGTTGCCCAATGATGCGGAGGAATTGCTGTCCTTTAAAGGGATCGGGCGGTATACGGCCGGGGCGATTCGTTCCTTTGCCTTCAACGAAGATGCCCCCATTCTCGATACGAACGTGATTCGCGTGCTGCATCGCGTATTCATTGCCGAGGGCGATCCCAAAACGCAAAAGGCGCAGCTGTGGGAGTTGTCCGAGGCCTTGATCCCGCGCGGCAAGGGTTATGACTTCAATCAAGCGATCATGGATTTTGGCGCGATGGTCTGCACCGCGCGCGATCCCTATTGTCTGCTTTGCCCGATGAAGTCGATCTGCAAGACGTATCCGTTCGATGGTTCGTCGACCAGGAAATAG